The sequence gtttcaagcaagaatattcaaaacacacacatactaaacatgaatatgatcccttaagctattcaagagttatttaaaaagacatacacaataagtgattagaaacattaaaatcaaatgtgtcggttacataaatgatatggagttaagcaatggactgatatccatttagaagtcttttttgagttcattttggtgcatatatgcattggaaggcattctctgtgccattctggggagtaaggatatgtcctgtggacttcagggggttaacaggtctccttaggaatttcagtctggttttgctaggtggggggaagtcaatccaacgatcttgtttaatctcatggctttacatgtgaaggtcagactgtccatctcttcgattacttgccccaaattagacaatctcttcttcgaattgaaaatgtcaataattgttctaatggtgttaatgttgaaagctgttctgtgaaagagttggttaccagactgtggtgctgggagttgatttacaacatcctgcctttctgtggaattcggctcatgtttcaaccagcgcacccgatcgaatctttaatttgtgctggttcacgctacaagggacagaataagggatgctcaaaatatttgtactgtaccacATCCATGTCTGCAGTTAAGTCTATAAAAGGTGTATAAACGgttctcagacaaaaaaaaaaagtaatttgtttgcTTAACGTATTTATGTGCAATTATTCTAAAGGgaattttaatgtcatacaaaaaaatgtCACACAGATTTTGCGCAGAATGCTGGGTTAGGAAGTGGttgatgtttttgatgttgtaGATTGATGGTTTTCTTGTATTACATAGCTGGATGTTGTGCTCATGATAATCATGTTGCTTGCATTCATCCAAATTGATTTGCCAAAATCAAAACGCGGTCGGTGAAGGGAATTGCAGTCAGTGCAAGTCCCGCTTGCTGTGAACCAGGAGCGACCATGAGTTGGAGGATTCGGGTTTGTTGTTAGGTGTTAATCGTGTGTGTTCACAAATGAAACGGTGATTTGTGCAAAACTAATGATTACTTATCAATTAAGAATTTGTAATTTGCCTGGTCTGGTAGTCATATGGCGTATGACTGCGAATAGTGGACAGACTGCGTTCTGTATAACTTTCATACAGAACGGTTCTTTGATGAATTATATAACTTTACCAGAGCCAGCTAACTTAGAATAACCCATTACTACAATTGGATTAGCTGCCTGAAACATGGAGAGATGTCTGAATCAACAAACATCAACGCAATTATAAATCAGATTATTATTACGTTGTCAGAGTGGATATGAAGCAATGCAGGTAGGCTGTTTGATTTGTTAGCGGCTGGCTAGTTAATGTTAATTGATTATATAGCTGTCATTTGCCTTGCTAGGAGTTAATATTTTGCTATCTTCCTTACCCGTCTTTGGATATTTGCGTTTTAAAGCAAGTTCAACCATCATTTCGCCACGGGATACCAAGACAGACAGTGCAGTATCTGCGGTGTCAAAGTGGGAAAACAAAGCCATAACGCAGTAACTTCACTTACTGTGGCTTGCCTTGGTATTAGTTTAGCTGTTGTAGTTACTGCAATTTTTACATTCTCGTTTCTCTCAAATGGGACAAAATTGAACCAGGACACTTTGTCACAAGACAGACCAGATGTGACAAAGCCCATTTTAGGACTTAACGCAATTTTGACCAGATGTGTAGTTACTGTGCTTTGCCTTTGGACTGCAGTATAGTCTATGTtagtcatgaataaattatgttaaaacatgtataaatgactcattcttgacaaaaggcaaaagagctgtgtgtgtgcgcatattTGAATAATGTTGGGCTGTAAAGGGGTTTGggattttaaaaagctgtcaatcaaaatgtacttgtcgggctcgGGCCCTGTCGGGCTTAACTTTTAATGCCCGATTACAGCTCTACCTGGAAGACAAGGAACTCAGAtagttggatcatctggttgaaatgaaaaatagagctgtgtgtcatcagcatagcaatggtaagagaagccatgtgcctgtatgatgggacccagtgatgtagtgttaTGAAGATGAAGAGGGGTctaagaactgatccctgaggaaccccagtgaccagttgatgtgctttggatatctcccctccccaggccaccctgaaagacctaccagtgagacaggattcaaaccagtgaagtggaatccctgtgatacCTAGTGATGAGAGTGCAGATAGGAAGATCTGATGAttcacagtgtcaaaagcagcagatagatcctgCAGCACGAGAACTGAtgtttggaatcagcttttgcaaacCGCAAGGCTTCAGTGACTGACAGTAATGAAGTTTCATATGAATGGCTAATtctgaaatctgattggttaaCGTCCAGTTGGTTATTTTGTGAAAGAGATAATGATACCTGATTGAAAACAACTTGTTCAAGtgttttcgctatgaatggaaggagaaaGACAGTTCTGTAGTTATCTacaagtgaagtgtttaatgtaggctTTTTAAGCAGTGGGGATCATGCCTGTGAGAAGAGATGTGTGGGAGAGATAGAAGCTGTGAGGGGATTGTGTCTAGAGGACAGgttgtaggatggctggagagaAGGTtggatacttctgcctcagtgagctGACAGAAGGAGGAGAGGGGAGTTTTATTAGTGGATGTGGTTGGTTTGAGCTcctgtgtgtgtggagctgagaACTGACTGctgatggttttagttttttctgtGAAGAATGTAACAAAATCATCAACTGTTGAAGAGGTGGTGGAGGGGACAGAGCAgggaatttaatgttttgaatagaTCATGTGTTTCTAAAACGCAGGTTAAATGTGTAACCTGTTACGTCCACCTCAATCTTAAACTCTTTtggaataaaaatgtgttttttacctCTTTTAATCTCTTTTATCTCCAAAAAGATAATttcataatgaatattttatatatcttaaacagacacaatgaaataatatttacacaAGAAGTACACCTTCACTATGTGGACAACTGTATTGAGACACCTGACCACCAACAGGGACTTTGCATTCTAATGCCATTGCATTCTAAATACATAGACGTTAATATGGAGTTGGTCCCACTTTGCAGCTATAACAGCTTTCACTCTTCTGCAAAGGCATTCCacaacattttgatttatgtggGAATTTTTGCTTATTCATCCAGTAGAGTATTTGTGAGATCAGGCTCTGATGTTGGACAAGAAGGCCAGGTTCACAATCTCCATTCCAATTCAACCCAAACGTATTGGATTTGTTTGAGGTCAGAGATCTGTGCTtgccagtcaagttcttccacaccagATCCATTCAACCATGTATTTGGGACCTTTGATCACTGGGGAACAGTCATACTGGAATAGAAAAGGACCTTGCCCAAACTTTTCACAAAATGTGAAATCATAGCATTgtctaattcaattaaattaaattaaattcaattcaagtttatttgtatagcgctttttacgatacaaatcattgcaaagcaacttcacagaaaatcaagtttctacaatatttagtagtagcttatcagtgataactgtcagtttatgtgcatatggcagaaatgttcagaaaaatcaaaagaagacgtaaacaaacagacgattaacactattaacagtgcaatcaaaaatatagcaaaatgtggtagttctgtatgttgtttcagggttggcatcatctgaggtcctctgaggggttggcatcatctcttctcaggtgttctggatccagactggagcttatGTAAATACTAGTTACCTCGGGATGTgaatcccagcagaaacagagaaacaaatagagacataattagcgtagctgctgttccagccaagtaaaattaattagtttaacccaagcttaaaaataataatgtattggtTTGCTCAAGCAATAATATTTTCCTTCACTTGAAGTAAGGGGCCAACGCCAACCCATAAAAAAAACAGCCTCATACCATTATCCCTCctccaccaaactttacagtttctCCTGGCATCTCCAGACTCGCCTATCAGACTGCCAAACAGAGAAGCATGATTCATCACTCCACAGAGCAGGTTTCCACTGCACCAGAGTCCAGTATCTGTGTTATTTACACACTCCATTCCATGCTTGCCATTATTCTTGGTGATGTGAGGCTTGCATATTGATGCTATGAAATCCCATTTCGTGAAGCTCCACAACACAGTTTTTGTGCTGATATTAATGCCAGTGGAAGTTTGGATTTCTTCAGCTATAAAAAATAGCAGAGTGTTGGAGACTTTTATGCACCATGTGCCTCAGCATTCTGCTCCTAAATGCTTTCACATTCCAATAAAACTTATCATATGATTGagttcataatcataatcataattatcaactaaaaatataatttgtttgatacttttttaaattaaatgtagtgtaaaatgtaataaattgtttttaatttaaatgtagtgtaaaatgttaaggttgtgggtttgagtctcaggctggcaataccatgactgaggtgcccccTTGAGCAAGGTAGTATGAAGTGTGGGTTCACCATGTGTGTGGCTTTGTATGTAAACAGAGTCACTTATGTCACGTTACTCACTCACTTCACTACAGAATATATTCATATGGAAGAAAATGTGTACTTCTGGAACATTAAATCAATGTGATGTAGAATCATCTATATTTCAATGTCAGCTGAATCAATGCCTGTTGCTTTTGGGGTGAGATAATATGATATAGATATGAAGTTAATGTGTTTGAGTACAAATACAAAAGCAGTATTTCTGAATATGTTCTTtgcattaaaactatttttaatttattactttaacctcttattttgtatttaaacacTTAGTGTAGCTTGAAagaagtaattttaaaatgtgtaaatgtgcagGGTTTTGTGGAGAGAGAAATATATGATGGGCAGAGACAGCAAGaggtgtgttttaatgttttaaatcacaatataCCATTCTTGCACTACTGAAACTGAAAAGTACCATACAACAACATCAACTTTAAGTAACTGTTGCATACTTAGAATtgtattttacacttttatgtgTATTGTATAGTATACACTGTGTAGTAAGTCATTTTAAACACAGTATTAGTTATCTCTATATTAATCAGTTGCATAGAGCAAGAACCCAGTGAAAGTATTGTAGTGGTTGTTATTGTCACACAAAAAACAGCCAGCTGGAAGAGCAACATCCACCCTGTCTCCTGCATGCAGCTGCACTACTAGCAGAGCGCTAGTGCTGTCCTCCTGGTCTTGAAGGTTGTTCTCACTTGGTGATGCAATAGTGCGCCCGTTCAGTCGGAGTCGAGCACAAGCAGCCAACACAGCTCCAGGAGCACCAGCATCACTATAAACTGTTAGTGCCAGGCTGTAGACACCAGAACGTGGTGCTACAAAAGCACCGGTGTCTGTGCTGTAGCCATCTCCCAAGTTAACAAATACGCTGCTATACTTCACCACAGAGTCTTCACGATTTGGGCCGACACAGAGGCGCGTGTCAGTAAGAGCCACAGAGAAGGCACTGCGACTAGCTGTGCAATAAGAAAAGGGAAAGAGACtcattaaatcataaattaaatgttttgcactTTCTGAAGGACATAGCAGTGCTAAGAAGATAGTAGAGCAAAGTTAACATTTTAGGTTGGTTTCatgttttagactttttttagataattaaatCAACATTAGGCTACAGCCATTTTTTCATTGTCATGACACTCAATATGTGTCTTGTATTCTGTTGGCTGTGTGAGACAGTCAACACACCAAATTTGCTCTATTATTGATGGTTATAGCTggtaaaatagatataaaaaatgcaatgataatCACAATTCAATATGCAAATAGATGAAACCAATTGTAATTCAGCATGTACAATCATGATTCCATCACTGTCATCTAAATTATGAATGCTGTTATTATGAATCTAATAACAAATGCTAAAAGGTAAATTTCAAACCTAaattttttaaaaggtattttaagatatttaaatgaaCCACATCTCACCACGAATATTGTTTAACACTGACTGAGCTCTCTCCAGGTTCCTCTGTAGTTCATCTAATGTCATGTTGAAAAACATCTCGAGCTTCCACATCTGCTTCTGCATCAGGCAGCACCCGCAAGACGCCACATCAGTCAGACATGCTCAGAGGCAAAGAGACAGTTCATTACCCTGATGCCTGAATTAttgtttaaaaggtttttatgattgttattttcttttaaagtcaCCATTATCATTGGCATCAACTTGGCTGTCGTTGCCACTCCAAGAAAAAACCCTGTCTTGTCCAAGTGCACATCCCAAGAGGCTTAAGATTACAAGTGCTAAAACATGTAAAAGAAAGTTATGTAAATCCAGGCAATCCtgtacataaaacacatttatgtacatgtatatacagGTTGAACactgtaatttcatttaatttaaaacatttatagtcTCACCCCTCATTTCTGCTGATGTCTTTCAACTGTAGTCTGAGGAAGATGTGTTAACGTCAACTCGAGTAATCCTGGCTATAAAGGCTAGGCAGACCCCACCTCTTGCCTTTCACAAGAAATGGCATGGGCAGGGCCTTTTGTGTGCGTTCTTATCATGCAACACAGTGCTGAATATAGGGCAAGTATTGTTTTTCAGCTAAAGCACATCATGTTGTTCCCATGGTTGTTTTCTCTAGGGTACCACTGACACTTATCTTTCTTCATCTTGGAGTTGAGCATTGAactgtaacaacaacaaaatgcaaaataccTAAATGATCACTTGCAATCTGAGtatgaaataatgtattttgacTTCTCATCTAaggtaaatgataaataatgtttttccaGTCACCTAAATGACAAATGTAACAGACAATTCACAGAAAATTCAAGTTTGACACCTCCTCAATAAAACTGCAACAaatcatacaaataattttttgagcTTAATTTAAGACATAGACTTTTTCTGTTGTGCTTCGCTAACTTTTTGCTGTTTCTTGTTGCTGCATGGTTCTGAGTTTGGTGCTTGGTGCTCcgtcaagttttatttttaaggcctgttcacacaagAACAGTAACGATAATGACCACTATATTAgcataattaattgtaatcatTAGTGTTCTACTTCTTCTGCCATGGAAGTCTATTGATAGCGTTCAGTCATGTGACCGGCtcgaagacctggagggcaaaacatccatagaactgcagcacaaacctatcaattttccatctgtttcacagccgcaaatatttagatcatctctcagaagaataaaacaaagatatgtgaacaaaatgcaagttttggccatttgcaatctATATATAAAGACCCGcacaatatttcaatcattaaacagtgcgacATAACgttgtaaaaacacttaaagtgccttaatatatttaaaacattaatattaaaagatcaaagtcagtaatcactatattaatgatgcatagtttacataTGTAAGCAGATGAGGTCGGAATATGAATGCAATTCGCTTAATGGTTCAATGTTTtccttataatggttttctatgtaaACCATTTAACATGTTAAAGTCAACTTTCACTTTGACGTCAATTTCCCAGATgacttttctgaaaaaataaaaataaaaaataaaaaaacaacaaaaaaaaattctaactctTCCTAGACCACTGCtctgattttcattaaaatgaatcagatCAAATGCACACCCAGTCAAATGTCcccatattttaatcatattgtAAAACTAGTATGGATATATGGACAGACAGTGAATAATTCTCTACTACAGGAACATATGCTCATAGCAGAAAGTTCACAATCTGTTCGCTTAATGAAGGGCTGCTTCTTCACTGATAGGAGATAGAAGACTTTTGTAGGTTTTGTTCCCTGCAATGGACTGTAGCTAAATATCCACCTCATCcaatgctctttttgttttctgtcttctAAAATATCCTATAACAATGTAAGAAACCtcaataaatgattcagtgcatGAATAAACTATCCTAATGAATCAAAATGAACTgcaaacaaatgacattttaccAACCCGTTTGACCAATTAGATCAAAGAAGTTATTCGTAGTTATATAGGCATCACTAGTTCTTCATTTAAACAGCTAAATGAAAATAGACATTACATGATAGCTGAAATACTGTCAAGGAAAAATTATGTCTTTATATGGTGATCTctgacagattcacaaataacctgcctgatttatctcaactgttctgtgtacccataaatacacatgaactagacaaaatgactggcaacatgggcactatcttctctaatacattagaagctgttgcccccatcagattgaaaaaggttagagaaaaacgtactgtgccatggtacaacagtaatacccacgctctcaagaaagaaactcgtagacttgagcgcaaatggagaaaaactaacttggaagttttttagaattgcatggaaaaaaagtatgtccagctatagacaggctctaaaaactgccagggccgagcgtatccacaaactcatagaaaacaaccaaaacaatccaaggtttttatttagcacagtggctagattaacaaataaccagatgccacccgatctaaatattccctcacagttaaatagtaatgactttatgaatttcttcactgataaaatagataacatcagaaatacaataacaaatgtagattctacagcgtctaatactttagttttatccattgcacccaaagataaactgcagcgctttacaactataggacaggaagagctaaataaacttatcactgcatctaaaacaacaacatgtttattagatcctgtacccactaaattactgaaagagttgttacctgtagcagaaaaaaacgcttctcaatattattaactcgtcgttatctttaggtcacgtcccaaaaccattcaagctggcggttattaagcctcttattaagaaaccacaactagatcctagtgaacttgcaaattacagacccatttcaaatcttccatttatatctaaaattttagaaaaagttgtgtctgctcaattgtgctcctacctgcaaaaaaaatgatctctatgaagaatttcagtcgggtttcaggccccatcatagcacagatactgcacttgttaaaattacaaatgacttgcttcttgcatcagaccaagactgcatctcattgctagttttacttgatcttagtgctgcgttcgacaccatagatcacgacatactcatggatagattacaaaactatacaggtatccaagggcaggctttaagatggtttagatc is a genomic window of Cyprinus carpio isolate SPL01 chromosome B15, ASM1834038v1, whole genome shotgun sequence containing:
- the cbln20 gene encoding cerebellin 20 — its product is MRALVILSLLGCALGQDRVFSWSGNDSQVDANDNACLTDVASCGCCLMQKQMWKLEMFFNMTLDELQRNLERAQSVLNNIRASRSAFSVALTDTRLCVGPNREDSVVKYSSVFVNLGDGYSTDTGAFVAPRSGVYSLALTVYSDAGAPGAVLAACARLRLNGRTIASPSENNLQDQEDSTSALLVVQLHAGDRVDVALPAGCFLCDNNNHYNTFTGFLLYATD